The following proteins are co-located in the Brevibacillus laterosporus DSM 25 genome:
- a CDS encoding FAD/NAD(P)-binding oxidoreductase, with protein MSNIRTFSIVIVGGGSAGIMVAARLLRARPSLRGNIAIIDPSDKHYYQPLWTLVGAGVVSKEKTEREEASQIPKGAIWIKESIEFFFPEMNQVRTALGEDIQYEYLVVAAGIEIGWDKIKGLPEAIGKGGVCSNYSYEHVSYTWECLRTFAGGTAIFTHPNNPIKCGGAPQKIMYLADDHMRKAKVRSQSQIIFASANASIFAVKKYADALQNVINRKNIHTNFRWNLIEILSDKKEALFVHLDTKELHTLSYDMLHVVPPMFPPRFIRESPLADEAGWVEIDSATLQHRRYPSIFSLGDCSNLPTSKTGAAIRKQAPVLVANLLAVIDQQSLSARYDGYTSCPLVTGYNRVILAEFDYKKEPRETFPFDQSKERYSMYRVKKDLLPLLYWRAMMKGRM; from the coding sequence ATGTCAAATATACGCACATTTAGTATTGTCATTGTAGGCGGAGGAAGCGCCGGTATTATGGTTGCTGCTAGATTATTGCGCGCACGTCCCTCCCTTCGTGGAAACATTGCAATCATTGATCCTTCCGATAAACACTACTACCAGCCCTTGTGGACTTTGGTGGGAGCAGGTGTTGTATCAAAAGAAAAAACAGAACGAGAGGAAGCCTCCCAGATTCCTAAGGGTGCGATTTGGATCAAAGAGTCTATAGAGTTCTTTTTTCCAGAAATGAATCAAGTACGTACAGCACTTGGGGAAGATATTCAATATGAATATTTGGTCGTGGCCGCAGGGATTGAGATAGGCTGGGATAAAATTAAAGGGCTTCCTGAAGCAATTGGAAAAGGCGGGGTATGCAGCAATTATTCTTATGAACATGTTTCTTATACGTGGGAATGTCTGCGCACTTTTGCAGGAGGTACTGCCATTTTTACTCATCCAAATAATCCGATTAAATGCGGGGGTGCCCCCCAGAAAATTATGTATTTAGCTGATGATCATATGCGGAAGGCAAAGGTTCGCTCTCAATCTCAAATCATTTTTGCCTCAGCTAATGCGAGTATTTTTGCCGTCAAAAAATATGCAGATGCCTTACAAAATGTTATTAACAGAAAAAATATTCATACAAACTTTAGGTGGAATCTAATAGAGATTCTTTCAGATAAGAAAGAAGCTTTATTTGTTCATCTTGATACAAAAGAGTTACATACCCTTTCCTATGACATGTTGCACGTGGTGCCACCTATGTTCCCTCCCCGTTTTATTCGGGAAAGCCCTTTAGCTGACGAAGCTGGTTGGGTAGAAATCGATTCGGCTACCCTACAGCATAGACGCTACCCAAGCATTTTTTCTCTAGGAGATTGTAGTAACCTTCCAACTTCTAAGACTGGGGCTGCTATTCGAAAACAAGCGCCTGTGCTCGTTGCCAATCTATTGGCTGTCATTGACCAGCAATCCTTATCCGCTCGATACGATGGATATACGTCTTGTCCACTAGTTACAGGCTACAATCGCGTGATCCTAGCAGAATTTGATTACAAGAAAGAACCACGCGAAACGTTTCCCTTTGATCAATCAAAGGAAAGGTATAGCATGTATCGAGTAAAAAAAGATTTGCTTCCTCTCCTTTACTGGCGAGCAATGATGAAAGGGCGAATGTAA